A stretch of the Lolium perenne isolate Kyuss_39 chromosome 3, Kyuss_2.0, whole genome shotgun sequence genome encodes the following:
- the LOC139837453 gene encoding putative disease resistance protein RGA3, with the protein MLAAVAVAKCTRWQRASSTNKENHHQQKQVSNTEQQAAPAASSTSSQQHQQQAAPAASGTNSQQHQQLAAPAAPSQQQAAPEASSTSSSKQFSKQQMHAASSSNGGLLTGKKMAALEQITNMNMLQETLSRVLRGKRYLPVLDDVWNEDCDKWLSYRAALISGGLGSNIVVIAAHIHSWSIFKSHAFRDGDCSTYPQLELIGRQIVKKLKGLPLASKALGSLLFCKADEADWKDILRNDIWELPAEKNNILSALRLSYNHLPLHLKQCFAFCSVYPKDHNLF; encoded by the exons ATgctagcagcagtagcagtagcaaaaTGCACCAGATGGCAACGAGCATCGAGCACCAACAAGGAGAATCACCACCAGCAGAAGCAAGTAAGCAACACGGAGCAACAAGCAGCACCAGCAGCCAGCAGCACCAGCAGCCAGCAGCACCAGCAGCAAGCGGCACCAGCAGCAAGCGGCACCAACAGCCAGCAGCACCAGCAGCTAGCAGCACCAGCAGCACCAAGCCAGCAGCAAGCAGCACCAGAAGCAAGCAGCACTAGCAGCAGCAAGCAATTTAGCAAGCAGCAAATGCATGCAGCAAGCAGCAGCAATGGAGGGCTGCTCACCGGGAAGAAGATGGCGGCGCTCGAGCAG ATAACCAACATGAATATGCTCCAGGAAACCCTCTCCAGAGTATTGCGGGGCAAGAGGTACTTGCCTGTCTTGGATGATGTCTGGAATGAAGACTGTGATAAATGGCTCAGCTATAGAGCAGCCTTAATTTCAGGAGGGCTTGGAAGCAATATAGTGGTGATTGCAGCACATATCCACAGCTGGTCAATTTTCAAGAGCCATGCATTCAGGGATGGTGATTGCAGCACATATCCACAGTTGGAGTTGATAGgtaggcaaattgtgaagaagctgAAGGGGTTGCCTCTTGCATCGAAAGCATTAGGGAGCCTCCTCTTTTGCAAAGCAGATGAAGCTGACTGGAAGGACATACTAAGAAATGACATATGGGAGCTACCAGCAGAAAAGAACAACATATTGTCAGCTCTGCGGCTAAGCTACAACCATTTACCACTACATCTCAAGCAGTGTTTTGCATTTTGTTCTGTATATCCCAAAGATCATAATTTATTTTAA